In Nicotiana tabacum cultivar K326 chromosome 2, ASM71507v2, whole genome shotgun sequence, the following proteins share a genomic window:
- the LOC107807547 gene encoding non-specific lipid-transfer protein 1-like produces the protein MAAVAVMLTPQADAAISCRQVVTSLSPCISYVRQGGALPAPCCSGIKALNSQATTTPDRQAACICIKSAAAGVSGINFSLAGSLPSKCGVNLPYKISPSIDCSTVQ, from the exons ATGGCAGCAGTAGCTGTGATGCTAACGCCCCAAGCAGACGCTGCCATCTCTTGTAGGCAGGTTGTTACGAGCTTGTCACCTTGCATCAGCTATGTGAGGCAAGGTGGTGCTCTTCCAGCACCATGCTGCAGTGGGATTAAGGCCCTCAACAGCCAAGCTACCACCACTCCTGATCGTCAGGCGGCGTGTATCTGTATTAAATCTGCTGCTGCAGGTGTCAGTGGCATCAACTTCAGTCTTGCTGGTAGTCTCCCTAGCAAATGTGGTGTCAACCTTCCCTACAAGATTAGCCCTTCCATTGACTGCTCCAC GGTGCAGTAA
- the LOC142170585 gene encoding non-specific lipid-transfer protein 1-like, whose amino-acid sequence MVKVALLVVMCIAAATSVMLTPHADAAISCGQVVTRLSPCINYVRQGGALPAPCCSGIKALNNQATTTPDRQAACNCIKSAAASISGINFNLAGSLPSKCGVNLPYKISPSIDCSTVQ is encoded by the exons ATGGTGAAGGTAGCATTGTTGGTAGTAATGTGCATTGCAGCAGCAACGTCTGTAATGCTAACTCCTCATGCAGACGCTGCCATCTCTTGTGGGCAGGTTGTTACGAGGTTGTCACCTTGCATCAACTACGTGAGGCAAGGTGGAGCTCTTCCAGCACCATGCTGCAGTGGGATTAAGGCCCTCAACAACCAAGCTACCACCACTCCTGATCGCCAGGCGGCGTGTAACTGTATTAAATCTGCTGCTGCAAGCATCAGTGGCATCAACTTCAATCTTGCTGGTAGTCTCCCTAGCAAATGTGGTGTCAACCTTCCCTACAAGATTAGCCCTTCCATTGACTGCTCCAC GGTGCAGTAA